The Cyanobacteriota bacterium genomic interval GCCGTTCCTGTTCAGCGCGTTGTCGTTCCTGTTCAGCGCGTTCATCGGAGGAGAGTAACAAATTTCCTTCGCTATCCCACCACCGTAACCACGGTAAGGTTTGGTTGCCGTATTTCCCCTCCCAAATTCCCAACTCTACACCCATGGGGGCAATGGCATAATGTCCCCGCTCATTCGGGTGGCATGGCTGGTACCGATTTGCAACTAGTTCGTACACCTCCACCGTGGCCCGTTGCATGTCATAGATGGCGTAAAACGGAATGCGAATTGCTTGCTCGTATACCCAAAACTTTCCTGCTTTGCCAGAGCCATTGCTAAAGGGTGATGTATAGTCGTGCTCTTCGGTGCCATCACCAGCAACAAATTCGATCGCAATCAAGGGTGCAATAATTTCCTTCCAGAGCACGTAGGAGCGGCGCATCTGCCCATCTAGCAGCGGGGGCACATTGGGGACGTAAAACCAATCGGGGGCTTCGGCTCCCCGCTCTGGGGGATCAGTTAAACGCCAGTAGATGCCACAGTCTTGACCGATCGCATACCGACCATCAGGATGCAGTCTGTCTAGGGTTGGCTGGATGGATGTTGTGAGTAGGATGCTCTGGGGATGTTCCTGAAAGTTCTTCACAAACGTTCCATCCGATTCTGGTAGCTGTGTGTGATCTGGCAGACTGAGAGTGGATTGCACGATCGTCGTCATAGCAAACAGTCCCTAGCGCGAAACACGATCGCTTCCATTGTAGAGCGATTACCCTGCGGGCATGGTCATTGTTCCAAGGTATGAGTAGTCTGGGCATCTCTGACCCAGCGTGTGGCCACGGCGCAATCTCCATCATCTGCTGTTGCTAGTCTTCATCACGACAGGGAAATGCCTCCTCTAGCTCAGCAATGACCGTTCGATTGTCAATGAACCACTTGCGGCTAGCTGGGCTGAGTTGCTCCCAGATGACATCGGGGGGGATATGGGGTGACGTAAATTGATAGCGCTGTCCCAAAATTTTGAGGTCAATTACAACTGCCTCTGGTAGACCAAAGGATTGCCA includes:
- a CDS encoding Uma2 family endonuclease — encoded protein: MTTIVQSTLSLPDHTQLPESDGTFVKNFQEHPQSILLTTSIQPTLDRLHPDGRYAIGQDCGIYWRLTDPPERGAEAPDWFYVPNVPPLLDGQMRRSYVLWKEIIAPLIAIEFVAGDGTEEHDYTSPFSNGSGKAGKFWVYEQAIRIPFYAIYDMQRATVEVYELVANRYQPCHPNERGHYAIAPMGVELGIWEGKYGNQTLPWLRWWDSEGNLLLSSDERAEQERQRAEQERQRAEQERQRAEQERQRAEQERQRAEQERQRREQLEAFLRSQGFDPGRIPDL